From Anopheles darlingi chromosome 2, idAnoDarlMG_H_01, whole genome shotgun sequence, the proteins below share one genomic window:
- the LOC125951177 gene encoding uncharacterized protein LOC125951177, producing the protein MAYSANNISESQELGSGLSQVMNSEDIALGLNMGDIDGIMSFADRVNDDTVTSFSQDFFIESTVKQEVLNGSKNLAGKQPSVEELFVPGVSFAVELQGEQTGSCAGWAYSDKLKKLFVKLEGSCAFTVNVECESNSPMPYWYVRAMLVSTVPEFNHIPIQRCHNHRAKDAPKYANINMHVIRCQNGRAEYVGYDGGALFMERCAVRVALEDNKATLPLKFMCQNSCFKLAKLTGIVFTLEDPDGNVWGRRTMPIKICTNYRRDKLNEENSLRSSNTPSKHLDRSRTTYKRNRIAGKVSSSQSASGMCGKRMKREQISIEPCRISLTLPSPRMAKRVFEAAIGMISNAVLRTHNEQDKAELMKYIQTIREERSSTLDGCSQDSELL; encoded by the exons ATGGCCTATTCTGCAAATAACAT TAGCGAGAGCCAGGAGCTCGGATCTGGGCTTTCG CAAGTAATGAACTCGGAAGATATTGCTCTGGGTTTGAACATGGGAGATATCGATGGTATAATGAGCTTTGCAGATCGCGTGAACGATGATACCGTCACTTCGTTTAGCCAGGATTTCTTCATCGAGTCGACGGTTAAGCAGGAAGTGCTGAATGGTTCAAAGAATCTGGCCGGTAAACAGCCATCGGTTGAGGAGTTGTTCGTCCCAGGCGTATCATTCGCGGTGGAATTGCAGGGCGAACAAACCGGTTCATGCGCTGGATGGGCGTACTCGGACAAGCTGAAGAAACTGTTCGTCAAACTCGAAGGCTCTTGCGCGTTTACCGTGAACGTGGAGTGTGAATCGAACTCTCCGATGCCATACTGGTACGTGCGAGCCATGCTCGTATCCACCGTGCCCGAATTCAACCATATACCCATCCAGCGTTGTCACAATCATCGAGCTAAAGATGCTCCAAAGTACGCCAACATAAATATGCACGTAATCCGGTGTCAGAATGGGCGCGCGGAATACGTTGGCTACGATGGTGGGGCGCTATTCATGGAGCGGTGTGCCGTACGAGTGGCGCTCGAGGATAACAAAGCGACTCTTCCTCTAAAGTTCATGTGCCAGAACTCGTGCTTCAAGCTTGCGAAGCTGACGGGAATCGTGTTCACGCTAGAAGATCCGGATGGAAACGTTTGGGGTCGCCGTACGATGCCGATTAAAATCTGTACCAACTACCGGCGCGACAAGCTGAACGAAGAAAATTCTCTACGATCGTCTAACACACCATCGAAACATCTCGATCGTAGTCGAACAACGTACAAACGGAATCGCATCGCTGGAAAAGTGAGCTCAAGTCAGTCGGCTAGTGGAATGTGCGGGAAGCGGATGAAGCGGGAGCAAATTTCGATCGAACCATGTCGCATTAGTTTGACTCTACCGAGCCCAAGAATGGCGAAGCGGGTTTTCGAGGCGGCCATTGGCATGATCTCGAATGCAGTATTAAGGACGCATAATGAGCAAGATAAGGCGGAACTTATGAAGTATATACAAACCATTAGGGAAGAACGAAGCAGCACTCTGGATGGCTGCAGTCAAGATAGCGAGCTCCTTTAG
- the LOC125951176 gene encoding serine protease snake-like has translation MKPNPTSDRSWLAVLLVVLCIAVNYGAGLQEGEQCTHQGEPGVCTPYSRCKPTNRITVCRYSAQEAIVCCPQSMVPSGNSRPVGLSASSGFTSSRDNSERISAQKCNEYKQLTTKSVSISALTLNPTLVQIEVSKCDTVVKLIVGGNVTKPGEFPHMAAIGWPLPSGGYSFDCGGSLISEYYVLTAAHCYLENDDGALPTIVRLGDQNLYRTDDGAEPANYDILRFILHPAFKWREGKYNDLALIQLRQRVIFTDFIRPACLYEGELQPLSTAIATGFGLTEGFGTKANELRKVSLYVYENEVCGVRYRSNRHIRLGIMDSQICVGDQAGGKDTCQGDSGGPLQITRGENQCTFYIVGLTSFGQACGSAVPAIYTKVSAYLDWIESVVWPY, from the exons ATGAAGCCCAATCCAACCTCCGATCGATCCTGGCTAGCCGTCCTTCTGGTAGTGCTGTGTATCGCCGTGAATTACGGTGCCGGTTTGCAAG aaGGTGAACAGTGTACCCATCAGGGGGAACCCGGAGTCTGCACGCCGTACTCGAGATGTAAACCCACCAATCGGATCACCGTGTGCCGCTATTCGGCCCAGGAAGCGATCGTCTGCTGTCCCCAGTCAATGGTACCgtccggcaacagcagaccCGTGGGTCTATCGGCGTCGTCCGGCTTTACGAGCTCCCGTGATAATAGCGAAAGGATCAGCGCCCAAA AGTGCAACGAGTACAAGCAGCTGACCACCAAGAGTGTATCGATCAGTGCGCTCACCCTGAATCCGACGCTGGTGCAGATCGAGGTATCCAAGTGTGACACGGTGGTGAAGTTGATCGTCGGTGGTAACGTGACGAAACCGGGCGAGTTCCCGCATATGGCCGCCATCGGTTGGCCACTACCATCCGGTGGCTATTCTTTTGATTGCGGTGGCTCGTTGATCAGTGAGTACTACGTCCTAACGGCGGCTCACTGCTACTTGGAGAATGACGATGG TGCTCTACCCACGATCGTACGGTTGGGTGATCAGAACCTGTACCGCACGGACGACGGTGCCGAACCGGCCAACTACGACATCCTGCGCTTCATCCTGCATCCGGCGTTCAAGTGGAGGGAAGGAAAGTACAACGATCTCGCACTGATTCAGCTTCGGCAGCGTGTCATCTTTACCGACTTTATCCGTCCGGCGTGTCTGTACGAGGGTGAGCTACAGCCGCTGAGTACGGCCATCGCGACCGGCTTCGGACTGACGGAGGGTTTCGGTACGAAGGCGAACGAGCTGCGCAAAGTGTCGCTGTACGTGTACGAGAACGAGGTGTGCGGCGTACGGTATCGCTCGAATCGCCACATCCGGCTAGGGATCATGGATTCTCAAATTTGTGTTGGTGACCAGGCGGGGGGAAAGGATACATGCCAGGGGGATTCTGGAGGACCGCTGCAGATCACGCGCGGTGAGAACCAGTGCACGTTCTACATCGTCGGACTGACGTCATTCGGGCAGGCCTGTGGCAGTGCCGTACCCGCCATCTACACCAAGGTAAGCGCATACCTGGACTGGATCGAATCGGTTGTGTGGCCATACTGA